The DNA sequence GTGGTTTAAGTTTTCGGGAAGCATCTCCACCAGGTCATGGTTGGAGGCGCCAATAGCTGTCAAGATTTCATCGAGCTTAGTCATATAAAGAAAGATACAAAATCAACAACGCCTATTTTGAATCAAGTTCAAAATGACATCAAAAAAGCCCCGGACTTTCGTCCGAGGCTTTTGAAACACCTAAGGGTTTAAGGCTTAGAAGCTAGTGTTATGACAGCCCATGCCATCGTCTTCAGGAGTTGCGTAGTGCATTTCGATACGACGGTTCATTTCGCGGCCTTCTTCAGTGGAGTTGTCTTCCACCGGGCAGCTAGAACCAAGACCGATAGCCTTGATACGCTTCTTGTCGACGCCATTCTTGGCAAGTTCCTTCACCACAGATTCTGCACGCTGCTTAGAAAGCTTTTCGTTAGTCTTTTCCTTACCAACATTGTCGGTATGGCCCTGAATAACGATCTTGTATTCCTTATACTCTTCAGTATTCAGCTTCTTTGCAACACCCTTAAGAACCATCTTAGCGTTGGATTCCAAGGTTGCCTTACCGGACTTGAAGGTCACACCGTCGAGCTTTTCAACAGCCTTCTTCGGGCAGCCGAAGCCGTCGTCGCCAGCCACATCCGGGCAGCGGTCGATACCGGTACATACGCCTTCGAATTCCTTCTGGAGCTTCTTGTCGGATACCCACTGAGAGCAGATGCCGTCCTTATCGGAGTCCGGATCATCTTCCATCGGGCAGCCCTTGTTCCATTCAGGACCAGCTTCGTCTTCGCAACGGTCGTAGCCACGGCAGACAGAAGCGAACTGTTCAAGCATCTTCTGCTTGGTTACCCACGGAGAGCAGAGGGAGTCGCCATCCGGGTCCGGATTTTCCATCGGACAACCCTGAGCGAAGGCTTCACCAGCTTCGGTCGGGCACTTGTCAACGCCCTGGCAGATGCCTTCGTACTGATCAAGCATATTCTTTTCGGTTACCCACGGATCGCAGAAGCCATCCTGGTCGGTATCCGGGTTGCCAAGCGGGCAGCCTTCGTTAGTTGCAGGACCGAATTCGGTCGGGCACTTATCGATACCCTTACAAGACTTTTCAATGTGCCATTCCTTAGCCATTGCTTCGTCTTCAGCAGCCTTTTCGAAGTAGAAGCCCATCTTCTTCTGGGTCACCCATTCATCGCAAAGGCCGTCGTTATCGGAGTCCGGATCATCCCACGGGCAGCCCTTATTAGCGGCAGCACCAGCTTCACCCGGACACATATCGTAGCCCTTACATACATCAGCAAATTCGTTCATGACACCTTCGTCAGTTACCCACGGAGAGCACATACCGTCACCATCCGGGTCCGGCTGCTTGGTCGGGCAACCATTGAAGGCCTTGGAACCAGCCTGAGCCGGGCATTCATCAATGCCGTCGCAGACATCCTTGAACTTCTTGAGCATCTTCTTCTGGCTTACCCAAGGATCGCAAACGCCGTCACCATCCGGGTCCGGTTCGTCAAGCGGGCAGCCATCTTCGCCTTCGCCAGCTTCGTTGGGGCACTGGTCGATGCCTTCGCAAACATCGGCAAATTCAGACTGGAAACCCTTTTCTGCAACCCAGGAGTCGCAAACGCCGTCTTCGTCAGCATCGGGATTACCCAGCGGGCAACCCTTGTTCAGACGATGACCAAAATCATCGGGGCAGTTATCTTCGTCGTCGGTCACGCCGTCGCCGTCACGGTCCTGAGCCAGCAGGAAGCCGCTCCAGGTAATACCGCCGTATACGGTGTATTCCGGGTTGACACGGGTCTTTTCTACAACAATCTGGTCGACTGCAGAACCGGCATAGCGGTCAGCATTTTCCAGAACCTGAACGTTCGGGACGAAGTTTTCGCCACCACCCAGGTAGTAGGAAGCACCCACATGGATGTCGAGACCAACAGGCAGATGGAACACCAAGGCACCGGTCAACTGCTTCATGTCAAGCTTGTTGTCGGCCTGGCCCCAAACGACACCTTCGTTGGTGAAAACAGGATAGAAGTACTGGTAGTTGTCGGTCTGCATATCCCAGTAGTATTCAACAAACAGGGAGAGGAAGTCCATGAAATAGACTTCTGCAGCAGCGCTCATGTACGGCACAGACATATAGTCGCCGTTCATGACATAGCGGTAACCGCCGTTAACATGCAGCAAGAACGGGAACACGTCCATCTTGTCCAGGTCTGCGGTAAGAGCGATACCACCCTTGAGGGAAGTATTCTTGGTACCGTAAGGCATGGCGACACCGGTATTCTTATTGATGTATTCCGGTTCGCGGACCCAGAGGCCCTGCTTGGTAGCATTTGCAGTACCGGCAGAAACACCACCGAAGATGGCGATGTCCACGGGCTGGTCTTCAGGCAGCGGGAAGCGAATCTTCAAGTCACCCTTGAGGTTGCCGATGTAGCCGGTCTTGACGCCGGAAATGGCACCCTGGCCATTAACGTCTTCGGCGTTCATCTGATCGTAGTAGACGGGAATGGTAACACCCACGTCGAAGTAGTGCCAGATACCGATGGCAAAACCGACGTTTGCGCTTGCTGCCAGGAAGTCGTTAATAGGAGCATCCTTAGAGCCCTGGTAGGACTGACCCGGGTACAAAGTTTCGTGAAGTGCTGTACCAGTTACGTCGTTATTCGGGAACATGTCATTGCCGAAGGTAGCATCACCCAAAAGGGAGAACACCAGCTTTGAATGTCCGAGAGACTGGGCAGACTGGGTCTTGTTGACACCAACAAAACCTTCCTTATTTATTGTCTGGGGATGCGATGCAAAGGCAGATGCTGCCAAAGCGAGGGCAAGACCCATAGCTACTTTTTTCATAGCGTCTCCTTAAAAGTGAGGTACAGACCAAACACAGTACCCCTAATTAACGTGTAAAATATAACTTTTCATATGGTACTCTTGGAATTGTGTATGTCAAAAATGAGATGTAGCACACACTTTTGGCCCCTCAAAAGGGGTGCAAAAGGTCTTTGTTTTGTTTTTTTTACACACAGCTCGGTGTTGAGAAAATCACATCACAAGCCATCAAAACCAGCACCAGAAAACGCAGGTTCAAAAATGCGGGGATAACTCCGGCAAATACTGGTAAAGCCCCGCTTGCCAATAATAACATGGTCCAGCACAGGAATCTGCAGCACCTTTCCTGCAGCGCAAAGAACTCGAGTAATGGCGACGTCCTCCTCGCTTGGCGCCGTAGATCCCGATGGGTGGTTGTGGGCGAAAATCACTGATACCGCACGATCCTCGATGGCCTTGACGAAAGCCTCCCTAGGATGTACCGGAGTCTGGTTTACAAGCCCCGTGGTAAGTTCGTGAACTCGAATAACGTAATTGGCAGAATTCAGGGTTACAAGCACCAAGTGTTCCTGCTCCTCGAACTTGAGGTAAGACAACCTGGATAGAATATCTTCCGGGCCAGTAACAGGTATAGCCTTGTCACTCAGAATGTAACGGGCGGAAAGTTCCAGACAGGCTAGAATCTGAGAAGCCTTCACCTTCCCTAGCCCACGGATTTGCCTCAGCTTATCCAGGCTCGGCACCGTCGTTTCTGAAGACAGGAACTGGGCGATACGGCGGGAAAGTTCAAAGACATCGCAGCTCTGAGTCCCGCTCCCAAGAATCAAAGCCAGCAGTTCCTCGGTGCTCATGGAGGATGCTCCATCCCGCTCAATTTTTTCCCGAGGCAGGAGTTCTCCCGAAATGTGGCAATTTTTAAGAATCGGATACAGATCATTAGGCATAATTCATTCCTTTTTTATAAGGGTTTCTATCCTAATACACGTTGATTCGTCATCAAATGTCCACAAGTTCAACCAAATTTCGCCCCATAAAGGAAGTCAAACGGGGAGTTTTCTTTTTCATTTGTTACAAAAATTCCATGTTTTTCAAAATAAAAATCACCAACTCATCACATTTTACGCAAATTTCTATCCATTTTTACAAGTTCTCCGTGGTCACAAACACATTTTCACCAAAAACACAGTACTTTTTAGAGAAAAAATTCGTTTACCACTAGCCATTTTATTCAATTTGACTATATTTTTACAAAAAGAAACTTTAACAAAAACTATCCTAATAGGAAATACTATGGCAAACAAACCCTTAAACGGCGCTGAAGTGATTATCGAATGCCTCAAGCGTGAAGGCGTAGACACCATTTTCGGCTATCCTGGTGGATCAGCCATCCCCATGTTCGATGCCATCCTGGACTCCAACATTAAAGTTGTCCTTACTCGTCACGAACAGGGCGCAACCCACATGGCAGACGGCTATTCCCGTCAGACTGGCAAGGTAGGCGTGGCTCTGGTGACCTCCGGCCCGGGCGCAACCAACACCTTTACCGGCATTTACACCGCCCTTATGGATTCCAGCCCCATCGTTGTGCTGGCCGCACAGACCACCACTCCCAACCTGGGTAAGGACGCCTTCCAGGAATGCGACACCAGCGGTATGACTTTCGCTGCAGTCAAGCACTCCTACCTGGTGAAGGATCCCAACGATCTTCCCCGCGTCATGAAGGAAGCTTTCCACATTGCACGTACTGGCCGTCCGGGCCCCGTGCTTATCGACCTCCCGAAGGATGTTACCGCAGGCGTCTGCACCGCTCCGTTCACCGACCAGATGGATCTGCCGGGCTACAAGATTCCGACCTACGCTTCTACCGAAAGCGTCGAAAAGGCCGCCGAATATCTCAAGAAGTCCAAGAAGCCCCTCCTCCTCGTGGGTCACGGCGCCATGATTTCCGGCGCTTCTCGCCAGGTGAAGGAACTTGCCGAAAAGCTCCAGGCTCCTGTGGCCTGCACCCTGCTTGGCCTCGGCACCTTCCCCACCGATCACGACCTTTCCCTCGGTATGCTTGGTATGCACGGTACCGTGTACGCCAACAAGGCTGTTCTTGACTGCGACCTGATTCTCTCCATCGGTTCTCGCTGGGACGACCGCATTACCGGTAAGCTGGAAGTGTTCTGCAAGGACGCTATCAAGATGCACATCGACATCGACCCCGCCGAAGAAGGCAAGGTCCTCCAGCCGGATGTATTCATGTGCGGCGATGCAAAGCTGGTTCTTGAACAGCTCCTGCCTCTCGTTTCCAAGCTTGACACCGCCGAATGGGTCAAGACCTGCCAGACCTGGAAGAAGCGTTTCCCGCTGACCTACCCCAAGCAGGGCGGTCTCCGTATGCAGCACATTGTGCAGACCGTTAGCGACCTCACCAAGGGCGAAGCCATTGTTACTACCGACGTTGGCCAGCACCAGATGTGGGTTGCCCAGTTCTTCCACACCAACCATCCCCGTCAGCTCCACTCCAGTGGCGGCGCAGGCACCATGGGCTTCGGCCTTCCCTCTGCAATCGGTGCAGCCTTCGGTAACACTACCGGTTGGCCCGTCTGCAGCTTCAGCGGTGACGGTGGCTTCCAGATGACCGAATTCGAATTGGCAACTGCAGCCATCCACAAGCTGCCCATCAAGATCTTCGTGATGGACAACAAGTACCTGGGCATGGTCCGTCAGTGGCAGGACCTGTTCTACGACAAGCGCTACTCTAGCGTCGACATGCAGGGCAACCCCGACTTCGTCAAGCTGGCAGAAGCCTACGGCATTCCGGGTCTTCGCATCAAGCGTGCCGCCGATGCAGAACGCGTCATCCAAAAGGCTCTTGAATATAAGGACGGCCCGATCCTCATCTGGTGCGAATGCGAAAAGGAAGACAACGTATTCCCCATGATTCCGGCAGGCGCACCCCTCACCTCCATGATCACCGAACAGCCCAAGGCTCAGCTCGAAAAGCCCACGGGATCGACCTAATAGGATAGGAGATTAGAAAAATGATTAATAACGCACATTCTATTAGTTTGTTGGTTGCAAACCGCCCGGGCGTGCTCGTTCGCATCTCCCTGGTGTTCTCCCGCCGTGGTTACAACATCGACTCCCTGGTCGTTTCCCCCACGCTTGATCCCAACTTCAGCCGCATGAACATCGTGGCTCACGGTAATCCCGAAATCCTGATGCAGATCATCAAGCAGCTCGAAAAGCTGGTTGACGTTGTGCAAGCCAAGGACCACACCAACATGAACGTGGTGGAAAAGGAACTTGCCTTGATCAAGGTTCGTTGCGCTCCCGAACAGCGTACCGAAATCCTGCAGCTCTGCGATCACTTCAAGGCTGTTACCGTTGACATGACCGAAAACTCCATGATCATCCAGATTACCGGCAACTCCGATAAGATCGATGCCATGAAGAGCCTGTGCCAGAAGTTCGAAATCGTCGAATACATCCGCACCGGTAAGGTCATCATGCTCCGCGGTGAAGACAAGACTTAAAATCGCTACGCGATTTTAAGTAATTATGAATTACGAAGTATGAATTACGAGAAAGCCCTCGGTGATGAACCGGGGGCTTTTTTGCATACGACAGATTGCAGCGCGACTATGGCTTAAGTAATTATGAATTACGAGTTACGAGTTACGGAACTGCTATGGATTCTTCACGCCTACGGTGTTCAGAATGACGTAATAATGGTGCGTTCTGAATTATGCGGATTTTTCAGAATGATGTGCAAGCGGGACTTCGGCTTGGAATCTAGAACCCCAGCACTGCTTCAGAGATTTCATTTGCCTCGTCGGAGCCATTGTCGGCATAGTCAGGATTGAATTCTCCCCAGCCGTCGCTGGTACCGCAGCCAATGCCTACATCAAGGCTAGACCACTTGAAGGCGGCAAAGACCTTCTCAAAACGTTCCATGAGTTCGGAGAAAAAGTCCTCGGGCATATCCTCTTCGATCATGATGCTTCCGTCCATAGCCAAGAGCTCGCCTTCGGGCAATTCCTCGAAGCGGCACTCGTACTCGTCCATCATCACGTCGTCCACAGAATACCAATCCCCACAATCTTCACTGGGGAGTTCTGCTTCGGGATACTGTTCCATAATGGCGTCATAGACGGCGGCTAGCTGATCGCTTACACCGACAAAACGCATCAAGACTCTACAATACATTTTTTCTCCAATCGTTTAGTATAAATATAACACGATTTTGAACAAAAAGCAAAAAAGGCCCCGCTGCGATGCGGAGCCTTTTTTCAGTGGAGGTGAGGGGAGTCGAACCCCTGTCCAAGATATCATCCCTGTCCATTCCTACAAGCTTTCCCTTCGTATTTGAGATCTCGCCTAATTCACGCCCAAGAAGGTCGGCGCAAACTTCGACCAGCCTAGTAAATCTCGATCCCTGCACCCAGGTATTACAGAAACCTATCCCATATTGCGTCCGGACGTACTACCCAATGGGAGTGAGTCGAGGCCCGGCGTAGCCGCTAATTAGGCTGCGAGTGCGTAGTTTTCTTCAGCACTTATTTTTTTTCAGACTTTTTTACGGGTGCCCTCGTCTGAGACCCCGGCTTGCAACTAACACTTCAGTAACCCTGTCGAAACCAGATCACCCCCGTTAATTAGTGGATTGACTTTAAATATAGTAAACTATTCGCTTAAACGCCAACTCCCCCAACTCGTGATCTGGTTGAGACAGGCCTGTCGACAAAATCTATAATCAAACAGCTTTATCCACAAACAAAACGCTCATTCCCATGCGGACTACTTCGAGAAGGATAAGGCTATTTGTCGCTTGTTAACGAAAACGTTAACCAATACATCCATTTTCAATCATAATCGCCATTGTTTGTTAACGAAAACGTTAACAAGCGCTGAAAACAAGTTCCAAAGGGAACAACAATCCCGTGATAACAGCTGAATGAAAAAATACAGAGGTAGCGAAAGCCAAACTAAGGGACTAATTTCTTCGCCTGTTCCAACGCAGCGATCACCTTGTCGCACCAGGCGTCAAATTCGGGATCTTCTTCCTGAAGTTCCGGATGAGCCAACACATTCTCAATGGTCCTGCGGATACCTTGGTCGAAGCGGATGGTGGCGCTGAAGCCCGGCACCGCCTTCTTCAGCTTGGAGTTGTCGAACACCACGGAATTTGCCTTGTCTCCAATGAGGCTGCCGGTAAAATCAAAGCCCAGCGGATCGCCAGCAGCAGCCAGAAATTCGGAAGCAACATGAACGGCCTTCAATTCTACACCCAGCACATTTGCGATTGCCTGGTAAACCTGATTCCAGGTAACCGTTTCGTCACTGGTGATCTGGAAGGACTCGCCGATAGCGTGAATGTTTCCCATAAGGCCAACAAATCCTTTGGCAAAGTCGCTGTTGTGGGTCATGGTCCAGAGGCTGGTTCCGTCACCGTGAATGATGACAGGTTTGCCTTCAAGCATGCGCTTGGCCACCTGCCAGCTTCCCTTCTTGCCGTGGACGCCCAGCGGGATGCGGCGTTCATCGTATGTGTGGCTAGGACGGACGATAGTAATGGGGAAACCTTCTTCGCGATACATGCGCATCAGGAACTCCTCCCCCGCTATCTTATTGCGGGAGTATTCCCAGTAGGGATTAACCAAAGGAGTTGCTTCCGTCACGCGGTAATCGGAGAGAGGCTTCTGGTAGGCGCTGGCGGAACTGATGTACATGAACTGCTTGGTCTTATTCTTGAACAGTCGGTAGTCGCGTTCCAACGCGCTGTAGTGGAAAGCGATAAAATCGCAGACCACATCGAAATTCAAGTCGGCAATCTTTGATGCCACATCAGCTTCGTCGTAAACATCAGCGATAATCTGCTTGACCGCGGCAGAACCATCTGCGAGACTGCTCGACGGCAAGTCCGCTGCATTGCGATTGCCACGGTTCAGCAAATAGATTTCCCAGCCCTGTTCCACAGCAAGGCGAGTAATAGCCATGCTGATGGTTCCTGTTCCACCAATAAAAAGTGCACGCATAAATACCTAATTATGAATTACGAGGTACGAATTACTAGACCTACAACCACAGTAAAGAGTCTGCCAATCTTATAATTCGTACTTTATAATTTGTAACTTGCTCGCCTTACAGGCGAGCATTTGCTGCAATCTGGTAGATCTTGGTGACGTCGGCGGCCTTCAACGGCTGGAAGCCCCAACCGTCACCCGGATTCAGCTTCTGCACCATTTCGGGAATGTCTTCTTCCTTGGCGCCCAGTTCTGCAAAGTTAATGGGCATGCCGATGCTCTTAAGGAAGCTGCGGAAAGCCTTGATGCCAGCGAGGGCTGTTGCCTTGGGATTTTCGAAATTCATGGCGCAGCCGAACACGCGAGAAGCCATCTGGGCAAAGCGCATGGGATTGTGGTCCACCACGTATTCCATCCAGGAAGGCATAATCACAGCGAGACCAGCACCGTGGGCGCAGTCGTACTTGGCACTAAGTTCATGTTCGATGGCGTGGCTGTTCCAGTCCTGGCCGCGACCTACACCGCAGACGTTGTTGTGAGCCACCATGCCAGCCCACATGATGTTGGCGCGGGCTTCGTAATTGTTGGGGTCAGCAATGACACGAGGAGCTTCCTTCACCATGGTCATGAGGACAGCTTCGCAAAGACGGTCGG is a window from the Fibrobacter sp. genome containing:
- a CDS encoding OmpA family protein encodes the protein MKKVAMGLALALAASAFASHPQTINKEGFVGVNKTQSAQSLGHSKLVFSLLGDATFGNDMFPNNDVTGTALHETLYPGQSYQGSKDAPINDFLAASANVGFAIGIWHYFDVGVTIPVYYDQMNAEDVNGQGAISGVKTGYIGNLKGDLKIRFPLPEDQPVDIAIFGGVSAGTANATKQGLWVREPEYINKNTGVAMPYGTKNTSLKGGIALTADLDKMDVFPFLLHVNGGYRYVMNGDYMSVPYMSAAAEVYFMDFLSLFVEYYWDMQTDNYQYFYPVFTNEGVVWGQADNKLDMKQLTGALVFHLPVGLDIHVGASYYLGGGENFVPNVQVLENADRYAGSAVDQIVVEKTRVNPEYTVYGGITWSGFLLAQDRDGDGVTDDEDNCPDDFGHRLNKGCPLGNPDADEDGVCDSWVAEKGFQSEFADVCEGIDQCPNEAGEGEDGCPLDEPDPDGDGVCDPWVSQKKMLKKFKDVCDGIDECPAQAGSKAFNGCPTKQPDPDGDGMCSPWVTDEGVMNEFADVCKGYDMCPGEAGAAANKGCPWDDPDSDNDGLCDEWVTQKKMGFYFEKAAEDEAMAKEWHIEKSCKGIDKCPTEFGPATNEGCPLGNPDTDQDGFCDPWVTEKNMLDQYEGICQGVDKCPTEAGEAFAQGCPMENPDPDGDSLCSPWVTKQKMLEQFASVCRGYDRCEDEAGPEWNKGCPMEDDPDSDKDGICSQWVSDKKLQKEFEGVCTGIDRCPDVAGDDGFGCPKKAVEKLDGVTFKSGKATLESNAKMVLKGVAKKLNTEEYKEYKIVIQGHTDNVGKEKTNEKLSKQRAESVVKELAKNGVDKKRIKAIGLGSSCPVEDNSTEEGREMNRRIEMHYATPEDDGMGCHNTSF
- the radC gene encoding DNA repair protein RadC, coding for MPNDLYPILKNCHISGELLPREKIERDGASSMSTEELLALILGSGTQSCDVFELSRRIAQFLSSETTVPSLDKLRQIRGLGKVKASQILACLELSARYILSDKAIPVTGPEDILSRLSYLKFEEQEHLVLVTLNSANYVIRVHELTTGLVNQTPVHPREAFVKAIEDRAVSVIFAHNHPSGSTAPSEEDVAITRVLCAAGKVLQIPVLDHVIIGKRGFTSICRSYPRIFEPAFSGAGFDGL
- the ilvB gene encoding biosynthetic-type acetolactate synthase large subunit, which gives rise to MANKPLNGAEVIIECLKREGVDTIFGYPGGSAIPMFDAILDSNIKVVLTRHEQGATHMADGYSRQTGKVGVALVTSGPGATNTFTGIYTALMDSSPIVVLAAQTTTPNLGKDAFQECDTSGMTFAAVKHSYLVKDPNDLPRVMKEAFHIARTGRPGPVLIDLPKDVTAGVCTAPFTDQMDLPGYKIPTYASTESVEKAAEYLKKSKKPLLLVGHGAMISGASRQVKELAEKLQAPVACTLLGLGTFPTDHDLSLGMLGMHGTVYANKAVLDCDLILSIGSRWDDRITGKLEVFCKDAIKMHIDIDPAEEGKVLQPDVFMCGDAKLVLEQLLPLVSKLDTAEWVKTCQTWKKRFPLTYPKQGGLRMQHIVQTVSDLTKGEAIVTTDVGQHQMWVAQFFHTNHPRQLHSSGGAGTMGFGLPSAIGAAFGNTTGWPVCSFSGDGGFQMTEFELATAAIHKLPIKIFVMDNKYLGMVRQWQDLFYDKRYSSVDMQGNPDFVKLAEAYGIPGLRIKRAADAERVIQKALEYKDGPILIWCECEKEDNVFPMIPAGAPLTSMITEQPKAQLEKPTGST
- the ilvN gene encoding acetolactate synthase small subunit; the protein is MINNAHSISLLVANRPGVLVRISLVFSRRGYNIDSLVVSPTLDPNFSRMNIVAHGNPEILMQIIKQLEKLVDVVQAKDHTNMNVVEKELALIKVRCAPEQRTEILQLCDHFKAVTVDMTENSMIIQITGNSDKIDAMKSLCQKFEIVEYIRTGKVIMLRGEDKT
- a CDS encoding SDR family oxidoreductase; translated protein: MRALFIGGTGTISMAITRLAVEQGWEIYLLNRGNRNAADLPSSSLADGSAAVKQIIADVYDEADVASKIADLNFDVVCDFIAFHYSALERDYRLFKNKTKQFMYISSASAYQKPLSDYRVTEATPLVNPYWEYSRNKIAGEEFLMRMYREEGFPITIVRPSHTYDERRIPLGVHGKKGSWQVAKRMLEGKPVIIHGDGTSLWTMTHNSDFAKGFVGLMGNIHAIGESFQITSDETVTWNQVYQAIANVLGVELKAVHVASEFLAAAGDPLGFDFTGSLIGDKANSVVFDNSKLKKAVPGFSATIRFDQGIRRTIENVLAHPELQEEDPEFDAWCDKVIAALEQAKKLVP